CAAGTAAGTTTCATTTTATGTTGAAAATTACAAGAGGAACAACGATAAGAGATAAAGCCTTTAGAGAGATTACCACAGTTAAGAAAATTATGAATGGAATGGTTGATATGTTCAATATGTTTTTTATCAAAATATGGCTTGATAGAATTAATAGAATTTGTTAAAATATATTTGGAGAAGATAGATTTAATTTTATTAGAATTATACATTATATTGACTCCTTTCTGTTATTTGGTTTGGCGATTAAATTATACAGAAAAAGAAGAGGTGATTCAAGAATTTTTTTTGAAATTCTTAATCACCTTTTTTTAAATAAAAAAAGAATTATTACTAAAATTATTAGAATAATTCTTTTTACCATTTTATATACTTTTTCCGAATAAATATTCTTTACTTTCACTATATTCTATTTCTATTCCATATTTAATAAAATGTTGATTTATTATTGAATATATTAATGGATCAACTGTAGTTGTAATTCTAGTTCCATCTAAATTCTTTAACTGAAGACAACTAGCACCACAAGCATCTTTTAATGATAATTTATATCCATATTCAAATAATAGTTTATTAGCTTCAATTATATGATCAAATATTATTGCCATTATTTTGTACCGAAGATTCTATCTCCAGCATCTCCTAATCCTGGATAGATATATTTATTTTCATTTAATCCCTTATCGATTGAAGCGATATATAAATCAACATCATCATGTTTATCTTTTATAGCAAGTATACCCTCTGGTGCAGCTATAATTGATAGTATAGAAATATTTTTAACACCTAAAGATTTTAAATAATCTATAGTA
The genomic region above belongs to Streptobacillus moniliformis DSM 12112 and contains:
- a CDS encoding RDAC family protein; translation: MAIIFDHIIEANKLLFEYGYKLSLKDACGASCLQLKNLDGTRITTTVDPLIYSIINQHFIKYGIEIEYSESKEYLFGKSI